One window from the genome of Plasmodium relictum strain SGS1 genome assembly, chromosome: 12 encodes:
- the TVP23 gene encoding golgi apparatus membrane protein TVP23, putative encodes MNNNIFETDENEDKILNFPSKIDEAMSIHTDSNNSNSINRNEINYYLKFFFQNTKHPYICFIHILFKFLSVFFYFIGPLIFRNEKSKENDFIVTFAITFFLVSLDFYLVKNITGRFLVKMIWWIDVNDDYSNKIVFHSLEENLLNKLDKNIFWYSLYVNFFIWLIQTIQMLISLQVCWFLLCFLCLFLSFYNLFNFWKCSKEQHKVVGNVLNQINLNSLFKKVFNN; translated from the exons ATGaacaataatatttttgaaactgatgaaaatgaagataagATATTAAATTTTCCATCCAAAATAGATGAAGCAATGAGTATTCATACAGATTCAAATAACTCTAATTCAATTAAtagaaatgaaataaattactatttaaaattcttttttcaaaatacTAAACACCCATATATATGTTtcattcatattttatttaaatttttgtcAGTATTCTT ttattttATAGGGCCTTTAATATTTAGAAACGAAAAatcaaaagaaaatgattttATTGTAACATTTGCAATAACcttttttttagtttcattagatttttatttagttaaaaatataaccggaag gtTTCTAGTAAAAATGATATGGTGGATAGATGTAAATGATGATTACTCTAACAAAATTGTTTTTCATTCATTAGAAGAAAACTTGCTAAataaattagataaaaatatattttggtATTCTTtgtatgtaaatttttttatatggtTAATACAGACAATTCAAATGTTAATATCATTACAAGTATGCTGGTTTTTGTTATGCTTTTTAtgcttatttttatctttttataacttatttaatttttggaAATGTTCAAAAGAGCAACATAAAGTTGTTGGTAACGttttaaatcaaataaatttaaattccttatttaaaaaagtatttaacaattaa